From one Agathobaculum sp. NTUH-O15-33 genomic stretch:
- a CDS encoding sodium-dependent transporter codes for MEKKRSSFSSRIGFVLAAAGSAVGLGNIWRFPYLAAKYGGGIFLLVYLILAVTFGFALMITEIAIGRRTGLSCIGAYKALDKRFSFLGWLAALVPVIITPYYCVIGGWVAKYFFEYVSGGGAALAGDSYFGNFIGFVGSGLLATPLFWFLLYVLLTAVVVLLGVEKGIEKVSKFLMPVLVLLSIVVAAFSLTMPGAMEGLKFYLLPDFSDFSFTTVLAAMGQMFYSMSLAMGIMITYGSYTQQGNLERSVGQIEIFDTAIAFIAGLMIVPAVVAFNGGDPSGINAGPGLMFGTLPKVFERMWMGRVVGCAFFLLVLFAALTSSISLMETVVSIVRDKLHWGRRAATMLVTAVILVLGVPSCLGYGPLASVQILGMAFLDFFDFISNSVLMPIVAFLTCILVGHVAGTKIVSEEVEHTFVFHRKRLFEVMIRWIAPIMIVCILAGELLRVTGFISI; via the coding sequence ATGGAGAAAAAGAGAAGTAGTTTTTCCAGCCGCATCGGCTTTGTGCTGGCCGCGGCGGGCTCGGCGGTGGGGCTGGGCAATATCTGGCGTTTTCCCTATCTGGCGGCCAAGTACGGCGGCGGCATTTTCCTGCTGGTATACCTGATCCTCGCCGTTACCTTCGGCTTTGCGCTGATGATCACGGAGATTGCGATTGGCCGCCGCACCGGGTTGAGCTGCATCGGCGCGTACAAGGCGCTTGATAAGCGTTTTTCCTTCCTCGGCTGGCTGGCCGCTCTGGTGCCTGTCATCATCACGCCGTACTACTGTGTCATCGGCGGCTGGGTGGCGAAATATTTCTTTGAATATGTATCCGGCGGCGGCGCCGCGCTTGCGGGCGATTCTTATTTCGGCAATTTTATCGGCTTTGTAGGCAGCGGCCTGTTAGCCACGCCGCTGTTCTGGTTCCTTCTGTACGTGCTGCTCACCGCCGTGGTCGTACTGTTGGGCGTGGAAAAGGGCATTGAAAAAGTATCCAAATTTCTTATGCCGGTTTTGGTGCTTCTGTCCATTGTCGTAGCGGCCTTCTCCTTGACCATGCCGGGCGCGATGGAGGGCTTAAAGTTCTACCTGCTGCCTGATTTTTCGGACTTTTCCTTTACCACCGTGCTGGCCGCCATGGGGCAGATGTTCTACTCCATGTCGCTCGCCATGGGCATTATGATCACCTACGGTTCCTACACGCAGCAGGGCAATTTGGAGCGTTCGGTTGGCCAGATCGAGATTTTCGATACCGCGATCGCTTTTATCGCGGGTCTGATGATCGTACCCGCCGTCGTCGCCTTCAACGGCGGCGATCCCTCCGGAATCAACGCGGGCCCCGGTTTGATGTTCGGCACGCTGCCCAAGGTGTTCGAGCGCATGTGGATGGGCCGCGTGGTGGGCTGCGCGTTCTTCCTGCTGGTGCTGTTCGCGGCGCTCACCTCGTCCATTTCGTTGATGGAGACCGTGGTCTCCATCGTGCGGGATAAGCTGCACTGGGGCCGCCGCGCCGCGACCATGCTGGTCACCGCGGTCATTCTGGTTCTGGGCGTGCCTTCCTGCCTAGGCTATGGCCCGCTCGCCTCGGTACAAATCCTCGGCATGGCGTTCCTTGATTTCTTCGATTTCATCTCCAACTCGGTGCTCATGCCGATCGTCGCCTTCCTCACCTGTATTTTGGTGGGCCATGTGGCCGGTACCAAGATTGTTTCGGAGGAAGTCGAGCATACCTTCGTCTT
- a CDS encoding FUSC family protein — MSKLLPHVGLRTVKTAAAVATALLLADLRGSPAPIFAAIGAIVAMNRTLGDAVQSCLTQLAGIFFGAGFGWLFVTLLPGYRYVGIAVGIVALILLCVRLQLQFAVPLACIVFVSICLSPADGAFLYGVNRLFDTSIGLGTALIINIAVKPYNNRRQIAQLFMHYLQTLPDYIGARVARGGYPDLSSLQAQLGRIGDELAIYEKQNLFRHADHDRQAVYLRGCEQLAGTMLQELTALCAMDESGRIGWENAARLQTLGVEATPLPEGATPCQADIVADYHLSNLLDAYGYLRDFNLME; from the coding sequence ATGAGCAAGCTGCTGCCGCACGTCGGTTTGCGGACTGTCAAAACGGCGGCCGCGGTTGCGACTGCGTTGCTGCTTGCCGATCTGCGCGGCAGCCCGGCGCCGATATTCGCCGCGATCGGCGCTATCGTTGCGATGAACCGCACACTTGGGGACGCTGTCCAGTCCTGCCTGACCCAGCTGGCAGGCATTTTTTTCGGCGCGGGCTTCGGCTGGCTGTTCGTCACGCTGCTGCCCGGTTACCGGTATGTGGGCATTGCGGTAGGCATTGTCGCGCTGATCCTTCTGTGCGTGCGGCTACAGCTGCAATTTGCCGTGCCGCTCGCGTGCATCGTGTTCGTTTCGATCTGCCTATCACCGGCGGACGGCGCGTTTCTGTATGGCGTAAACCGCTTATTCGACACGTCGATCGGTCTGGGCACGGCGCTTATCATCAATATCGCGGTAAAGCCCTACAACAACCGGCGGCAGATCGCCCAGCTTTTCATGCATTATTTGCAAACGCTGCCCGATTACATCGGCGCGCGCGTGGCAAGAGGCGGCTACCCCGATCTTTCCTCGCTGCAGGCGCAGCTTGGCCGCATCGGGGACGAGCTTGCGATCTATGAAAAGCAAAACCTGTTCCGCCACGCGGACCACGACCGGCAGGCCGTTTATCTGCGCGGCTGCGAGCAGCTCGCCGGGACCATGCTGCAGGAGCTCACCGCGCTTTGCGCGATGGATGAATCCGGCCGCATCGGGTGGGAAAACGCGGCGCGGCTGCAAACATTAGGGGTGGAAGCCACGCCCCTGCCGGAAGGCGCGACGCCCTGTCAGGCGGATATCGTGGCGGACTATCATCTTTCCAATCTGCTGGACGCATACGGCTATCTGCGCGATTTTAACCTGATGGAATGA
- the proC gene encoding pyrroline-5-carboxylate reductase translates to MKQYKFGVIGAGNMGMAITEGAVRAGFFTPQQVLLFNRSEEKRAKNAAAGYAVTGDYTEVYQNCDTVVLGVKPQNFDELLPVLAANTPEEKPLLLSIAAGMTFAKMEKALGADTAIIRIMPNTPLMIGEGASALVKNTAAKDGQLDFAVQLFGTMGVTAVFAGEQMLNEVIPYNGSFPAYVYAFADAMVQSAEQHGIGERQALELVCQTMIGSAKMLLAGGKSPAELIRAVCSPGGTTLEAMNVIETRGLAGILAEASDKCIARAYELGK, encoded by the coding sequence ATGAAGCAATATAAATTCGGCGTCATCGGCGCGGGCAATATGGGAATGGCGATCACAGAGGGCGCGGTGCGCGCGGGCTTTTTTACGCCCCAGCAGGTGCTTCTGTTTAACCGCAGCGAGGAAAAACGGGCGAAAAACGCCGCCGCGGGCTACGCCGTGACCGGCGACTATACCGAGGTGTACCAGAACTGCGATACCGTCGTTTTGGGCGTCAAGCCGCAAAACTTTGACGAGCTTTTGCCGGTGCTGGCCGCCAATACGCCAGAGGAAAAGCCGCTGCTTCTGTCCATCGCGGCGGGCATGACCTTTGCAAAAATGGAAAAAGCGCTCGGCGCGGATACCGCGATCATCCGTATTATGCCCAATACGCCGCTGATGATCGGCGAGGGCGCGTCCGCATTGGTGAAAAACACGGCGGCAAAGGATGGTCAGTTGGATTTCGCGGTCCAGCTGTTCGGCACCATGGGCGTTACCGCCGTGTTTGCGGGCGAGCAAATGCTCAATGAAGTCATTCCATATAACGGCTCGTTCCCGGCCTATGTTTATGCCTTTGCGGACGCTATGGTGCAAAGCGCCGAGCAGCACGGCATCGGCGAGCGGCAGGCGCTCGAGCTGGTCTGTCAAACCATGATCGGTTCGGCCAAAATGCTGCTTGCGGGCGGCAAATCCCCGGCCGAGTTGATCCGCGCGGTCTGTTCGCCCGGCGGTACGACGCTGGAAGCCATGAATGTGATCGAAACGCGCGGCCTTGCCGGTATCCTTGCCGAAGCAAGCGATAAGTGCATCGCCCGCGCCTATGAATTGGGTAAATAA